From the genome of Leptospira koniambonensis:
TCAGAGCCAGAATCCAGAAAAGTAGATCCTTGGGCTCTATTGAGTTTTAGAGAAGAATATCTGATTGGATATTGCCATTCCAGAAAAGCACCCAGAACATTTAGATTGGATTCCATTCTTCAGTTGAATAGAACCCAGGAAAATGTTGCAGAGATCCCAGACGTAGAAAGAAAGAATGCAATCTCCAAATTAAAAGAATTCGTCCAGGGTGGAGAAGGGGACTCAAATTTCGCGGAGATCTATCATACTGCAGAAGTATATTTTAATCTACATTCTCGTCTTCATTTGGAAAGGACTTCTAACAAAAAGCAGATCGGAGATACAACATATTATCTTTCTAAGGCTAAAATTAGAAACCAGGATTGGTTTTTGTCTGTTCTGAAAGGTTTTGGTCCGAATGTAATTCTTCATAATCCAATTAAATTAAAAGAAAGAATGATGGCTTATTGGTCTACCGAAAGGGATACATTTAGTAATAATCAGTGAAATCTTTAACGAGGAATTCGTGAATAGCAAAACTCTTCTTGTCTCCGTACTTTTACTTTCTGTTTTCACATTTTTTGATTCAAATGCAGAGTCTGAAAAACCTGAATTTTACAAAATTAGTTACCAAGATCTCACGGAGAATTCTACGGTTTTTCAAATTCCTTTTGATTTTGTGGTTCCCAAAGATTATTCACTCGTAAGTGAACCTCGTTCTGTATTAACTCAATATGTTATACATAACGAGGATATAGATTCAATCAATTTGAATGGAGGAGTGATCGATGAGAGCAAGCTGAATTATCCTATGTATTCTATCGAACCTTCTACACTCTTCTTTTATGCGAAGCAGAAATTTTATGGAGAAGATGAAAGGGACGGATTAAAGAAGACTAGGATAGACACTAAAGGATTTCCCGTACTTACGATCCAGGGAGAGAATAAAAGAAAGGATTCATTTAATTTAATATTGATCCATCCAAATTCTGGAAACTGGGTAATATTTCTTAATTTCATTCCATCCAAAAAACAGCCTGAAATTTCACAAGTATTATGGGAAAACTTAATACAAGGGATCAAAGGGGAAAAATCTGATTTAACATTTTCATCCATTCCAAAAAGGAAATTTGTTCCTACATACCCTGATTCGAAAGAATTCAGCAAAGATGTTTATTATAATCAATACGTTCAGCCTATGAACTTTCCGGATATTTTTCCTGAACCTGGAAAAACTTCCGAAGCAGAACTTTATCAGATGAATCCAGAGACCTCTATTATTCGGAGATATACGCTTTCGAAGCCGATTATTTGGACCAAAGGGAAGAAGGAGGTCAAGTTCGATTGTTTTATTGAATACCGGATCAAAGAAAAATCAGAAACCTTCCAAGCCCCAGGAATGCAAGGATTCCGAAGATTAGAAACTTTCAGATACAGTGTCTTTTTATATAAGGGAACTGTAATAGAATTTGATTTGGTCCATAAAATAGATAAATCGAAAAATGAAGAGATATTCGGGCCCAAAAACAAAACGATAGAGGAAACCAAAGGCGATTTTGAACATCTGAGAATTTCCTATCTTCGGGAAAGAAGTCCTTCATTTAGAAAAACACAAGGGGGAGTCCGATTTTATGAGGACTATTTAGAATTATCAGAAGTTGAGAAGAATGAGATTACTGAACTCGAATTAAAGTATTTAACCGAGTTCCCTATCGAATTATTTAAATTTAAAAATTTGAAATCTCTTACTTTAGCTGGCAATGGACTAACTGAAATGGATTGTAAATCGATAGAAGGATTGAAAAGCCTAGAAACTTTGAATCTGTCCAAAAACAAATTTAATACAGTTCCAGAATGTTTGTTACAGTTACAAAGTTTAAAAAAATTGAACTTATCCTATAATCCTCTTAAAACCATCCCTTCTTCTGTTTTAAAATTGGATTCGATTATTGAATTAGATCTGAATGATGCTCAAATATCCGAAATTTCTGACCGGGTCCCGAATTGGTCTCGTTTAACTCATTTATATTTATCTGGCAACCGCATTAAACGATTCCCTCTATCTTGGGGAAATTTAAAAAGTCTGAGTTATATAGATTTAAACGAAAATCGTTTAAAAAAACCTCCTGAATATTTGTCAAATATTAAAAATTTAGAATATATTTCTTTGGAAGAGAATGAAATTTCAGAGTTTCCTTCCGAATTACTTAGTTTAAACAAATTGATACGATTGGATTTGGCACAGAACAAAATTACTTTTTTACCGGAGACTTTATGTGGGAAAAGGAAAAATCCTTATCCTCCGACGATATATGTGGGCGAAAATCCGATAAATAAATCGAATTTTAAAAAAATCAAATCTTGTTCCAAAAGTTATGGAATATATCCGAACGAGCTAAATTAGGAATCGATTGACTCTTCTCTCTTTACAATTGATTCAGGATATACCTTGCTTTCTCCCGCAAAGATCAACCTAGGGTTAGAGATCCCATACAAAAGGCCTGACGGATTTCATGAGATCCGAAGTGTATTCTTACGTTTGAATTGGGGAGATGATATCCTGATTGAACCTATCGCTTCTGGATCTTTTGAATTGATTTCTGATAACCAGATCATTTTGGAAAAGAGACGTTTGTACGACGAGGTTTCAGAGAAAGGAGACCTAAGTAAGAATATTCTTTTCAAAACATTCTCCAAGATCAGAGCTCATTACAGAGAACTACCAGGTGTGAGGATCCATCTTACTAAAAAAATTCCTCCTGCTGCTGGCCTAGGGGGTGGATCTACAAACGCCGCATCACTTTTCTCTTTTTATTTTGGTTTGAGTCCTGAGTTTAATTCGGATCATATTTTCAAATTGGCAGCTGAGATCGGGGCTGACGTTCCCTTCTTCTTATCCGAAAATCATTGTTTGGTGTCCGGAAAAGGTGAGATCTTAAAAGACATTCAAGTGCATTCAGGACAGGGAATTTTAGCCTTAACTCCTCAAGTGCTCTCGACCGCTGAAATGTACGCAGGTCTCAAAAAGCCTTTACAAGCCGACCCTCCCTCGAAAAGATGGATTTCTCTAGGCAATGACGTCGAGTTTTCTTTAAAAGAAGGAAATTGGGCGGCTTTGAGAGAAAAGCTCGTAAACGACTTCGAGCCTCTTGCCTTCCAAAAGTTTCCCCAATTAGGGAAATTAAAGGAAAGTTTTTTGGCGAATGGAGCTAGTTACTCCTCCTTAACTGGATCAGGATCTTGTGTCTATGGTTTGGTGCAGGGATTGGAAATACGGGAAGAGCTGTTAGCCAAAATGCAAACGGAATTTCCCGACCTTACGTTTGTAAGCTTTAATTATTAAAGAACGAAACTGGGCCGTCGCCAAGTGGTAAGGCAGCGGTTTTTGGTACCGCCATTTCATAGGTTCGAATCCTATCGGCCCAGCCACTGTTTGATTTCACCGGATTACTGAATGGACGCCAAAAAGGAAGCAGTCGCCGTAGTATTAGCTGCGGGAAAGGGAACCCGCATGAAGACGGAGCTCCCAAAGGTGGCTGTTCCTTTAAATGGAAAGCCCCTTTTAAACCATGTTATTGATCACCTCAAAGAAGCGGGTATCAAT
Proteins encoded in this window:
- a CDS encoding helix-turn-helix transcriptional regulator → MNPSTKKLQTKLAVIHLLQENKRMSLEDLSKYSGIDDIKDLKKELGKLYMVGSYPYTPDQFVELDYDGETIGIRMPISLEQGLVLSVKEWATIRKLFLEEDEKETGSSRKKILKSILDKIHTILPSAGIPSENELKKNIEDSISEGKSLQIKYRAQGESEPESRKVDPWALLSFREEYLIGYCHSRKAPRTFRLDSILQLNRTQENVAEIPDVERKNAISKLKEFVQGGEGDSNFAEIYHTAEVYFNLHSRLHLERTSNKKQIGDTTYYLSKAKIRNQDWFLSVLKGFGPNVILHNPIKLKERMMAYWSTERDTFSNNQ
- a CDS encoding leucine-rich repeat domain-containing protein, with product MNSKTLLVSVLLLSVFTFFDSNAESEKPEFYKISYQDLTENSTVFQIPFDFVVPKDYSLVSEPRSVLTQYVIHNEDIDSINLNGGVIDESKLNYPMYSIEPSTLFFYAKQKFYGEDERDGLKKTRIDTKGFPVLTIQGENKRKDSFNLILIHPNSGNWVIFLNFIPSKKQPEISQVLWENLIQGIKGEKSDLTFSSIPKRKFVPTYPDSKEFSKDVYYNQYVQPMNFPDIFPEPGKTSEAELYQMNPETSIIRRYTLSKPIIWTKGKKEVKFDCFIEYRIKEKSETFQAPGMQGFRRLETFRYSVFLYKGTVIEFDLVHKIDKSKNEEIFGPKNKTIEETKGDFEHLRISYLRERSPSFRKTQGGVRFYEDYLELSEVEKNEITELELKYLTEFPIELFKFKNLKSLTLAGNGLTEMDCKSIEGLKSLETLNLSKNKFNTVPECLLQLQSLKKLNLSYNPLKTIPSSVLKLDSIIELDLNDAQISEISDRVPNWSRLTHLYLSGNRIKRFPLSWGNLKSLSYIDLNENRLKKPPEYLSNIKNLEYISLEENEISEFPSELLSLNKLIRLDLAQNKITFLPETLCGKRKNPYPPTIYVGENPINKSNFKKIKSCSKSYGIYPNELN
- a CDS encoding 4-(cytidine 5'-diphospho)-2-C-methyl-D-erythritol kinase, with the translated sequence MLSPAKINLGLEIPYKRPDGFHEIRSVFLRLNWGDDILIEPIASGSFELISDNQIILEKRRLYDEVSEKGDLSKNILFKTFSKIRAHYRELPGVRIHLTKKIPPAAGLGGGSTNAASLFSFYFGLSPEFNSDHIFKLAAEIGADVPFFLSENHCLVSGKGEILKDIQVHSGQGILALTPQVLSTAEMYAGLKKPLQADPPSKRWISLGNDVEFSLKEGNWAALREKLVNDFEPLAFQKFPQLGKLKESFLANGASYSSLTGSGSCVYGLVQGLEIREELLAKMQTEFPDLTFVSFNY